A window of the Linepithema humile isolate Giens D197 chromosome 4, Lhum_UNIL_v1.0, whole genome shotgun sequence genome harbors these coding sequences:
- the Tbce gene encoding tubulin-specific chaperone E, whose translation MVEDKKYEIASRIECDGYRGTLKYVGPVGNTKGEWLGIDWDDSTRGKHNGTYEGVEYFQARHSTSGSFIRPGKAKFGISCPQAIKMRYGLVDDELAGIDRDEVTSLKKEINAPFLELVGFSKVNKKQSKFDQLKIVWLREQCVSNAGKPGELKELCPNLEELDISRNLMNSWKIIVDICSQLHSLVRLNVSENHLPIEEDVAALKDSFPTVKHLTIARMNYYWSDIQQCIFMFSSVEELSVSFNIVTTIDYLPANSNLMKMVTLILEGNLISSWDEILKLGSLPCLEYLNLNSNKIDRIRFPSSTVIDKKTALFPTLRQLHISENHISEWQSISELDKLSNLEDLKFRENPILKNETAETARQLIIARIAKLKILNSTEIPHDERRGAEYDYLKLYLPKWLETESNSERRTLFTNEHPRYSILVDKYGTAGIPSAKPKVEMISNVITVEFVCPDDPRQPRGVKRKLLKDMEVQKMIGLAQRLFKTGGKIPALSFIPRNLSNDEISLDKPLQELSYYSIQDGDQVLVRW comes from the exons ATGgtagaagataaaaaatatgaaattgcaAGCCGTATCGAGTGTGATGGATACCGGGGTACATTGAAATACGTTGGACCCGTTGGAAACACGAAGGGAGAGTGGCTGGGCATCGATTGGGACGATTCAACTCGTGGCAAACATAATGGCACATATGAAGGAGTAGAATATTTTCAAGCAAG ACATTCCACATCAGGTTCTTTTATACGACCAGGCAAAGCCAAGTTTGGGATATCTTGCCCACAAGCCATCAAAATGCGCTATGGGCTGGTTGATGATGAATTAGCAGGCATAGACAGGGATGAGGTGACAAgtttaaaaaaggaaattaacgCACCATTTTTAGAGCTTGTTGGTTTCTCCAAAGTAAATAAGAAGCAAAGTAAATTTGATCAGTTGAAGATAGTATGGCTGAGAGAACAGTGTGTAAGCAATGCAGGCAAACCAGGAGAATTGAAAGAATTGTGCCCAAATTTGGAAGAATTAGATATATCtagaaatttaatgaattcatGGAAAATTATAGTGGATATATGTTCTCAGCTTCATTCTCTTGTACGCCTTAATGTTAG TGAGAATCATTTGCCCATTGAAGAAGATGTGGCAGCATTGAAAGACTCATTTCCGACAGTTAAGCACTTAACCATAGCTAGGATGAATTATTACTGGTCTGATATTCAgcaatgtatatttatgttttcatCGGTTGAAGAACTATCAGtctcttttaatattgttacaaCTATAGACTACCTACCGGCAAATagcaatttaatgaaaatggTTACACTAATACTCGAaggaaatttaatatcaagttGGGATGAAATACTTAAATTAGGTTCTCTTCCATG cttagaatatcttaatttgaattcaaataaaatagacAGAATTAGATTTCCATCTTCGACCGTAATTGACAAGAAGACTGCACTTTTTCCTACTTTACGTCAACTGCACATCTCGGAAAACCACATATCAGAG TGGCAATCAATTAGCGAACTGGATAAACTATCGAATTTAGAAGACTTAAAATTCAGAGAAAATCCCATTTTGAAGAATGAGACTGCAGAGACTGCTCGACAATTGATAATCGCAAGAATAGcgaaattaaagattttaaatagcACAGAGATACCTCACGACGAAAGGAGAGGTGCtgaatatgattatttaaaattgtatttaccaAAATGGCTAGAAACTGAAAGTAATTCAGAGAGAAGAACGTTATTTACGAATGAACATCCACGATATTCCATCCTAGTCGACA AATATGGAACTGCAGGTATTCCCTCGGCTAAACCAAAAGTAGAAATGATTTCCAACGTGATTACGGTGGAATTTGTATGTCCGGATGATCCGCGTCAGCCTCGAGGGGTTAAAAGGAAGTTACTTAAAGACATGGAGGTCCAAAAAATGATAGGACTTGCTCAGAGACTTTTCAAGACCGGTGGAAAAATACCTGCTCTTTCGTTTATTCCGCGGAat TTATCGAACGATGAAATTTCGTTGGACAAACCGCTGCAAGAGCTTagttattattcaatacaaGACGGTGATCAAGTTCTCGTGAGATGgtga
- the Xpd gene encoding general transcription and DNA repair factor IIH helicase subunit XPD → MQITVDGLVVYFPYDYIYPEQYAYMLELKRGLDAKGHCLLEMPSGTGKTITLLSLIVAYMLEHPLDVTKLIYCSRTVPEIEKVIEELKKLMDYYEKETKSKPKIVGLVLSSRKNMCIHPEVSREREGKIVDGRCHSLTASYVRERHNYDESTPICNFYEGFDMEGKEQIIPPGIYSIDDLKDYGRDRNWCPYFLARFTILHAQIVVYSYHYLLDPKIAETVSKELSKSSVVIFDEAHNIDNVCIDSMSVKINRRLMEKSSANIQLLEKTVADMKEVDVNKLKDEYDRLVEGLKDAQMQRETDVILANPILPNEILEEVVPGNIRNAEHFVSFLKRFVEYLKTRLRVQHVVQESPAAFLRDIQTKVAIERKPLRFCAQRLASLLRTMEITDLTDFSPVVLVTHLATLVSTYTHGFTIIVEPFDDKTPTVLNPILHFSCLDSSIAIKPIFDRFQSVIITSGTLSPLDMYPKILNFHPVIMSSFTMTLARPCLLPMIVAKGNDQVAISSKYETREDVAVIRNYGQLLVEFAATVPDGLVCFFTSYLYMESVVAAWYDQGVVDQLQRHKLLFIETQDSAETSLALINFIKACENGRGAVLLSVARGKVSEGVDFDHHLGRAVLMFGIPYVYTQSRILKARLEYLRDQFQIRENDFLTFDAMRHAAQCVGRAIRGKTDYGIMVFADKRFSRTDKRSKLPKWIQEHLNDSLCNLSTEEAIQISKRWLRQMAQPFTRENQLGLSLLTREQLEKEEAAKIEKKAQQN, encoded by the exons ATGCA AATAACCGTGGATGGATTGGTTGTTTATTTTCcctatgattatatttatccAGAACAATATGCATACATGCTTGAACTCAAACGTGGCTTGGATGCCAAG gGACATTGCCTATTGGAGATGCCTTCGGGTACTGGCAAGACAATAACTCTATTATCACTAATAGTAGCATACATGTTAGAACATCCATTGgatgttacaaaattaatttactgtTCTCGAACAGTACCAGAGATAGAGAAGGTAATAGAGGAGTTAAAGAAGCTTATGGATTATTATGAGAAAGAAACCAAAAGCAAACCAAAAATTGTTGGTTTAGTTCTTAGCTCACGTAAGAATATGTGTATTCATCCTGAG gTCAGTAGAGAACGAGAAGGTAAAATTGTGGATGGCCGTTGTCATTCTCTAACTGCATCATATGTACGAGAAAGACACAATTACGATGAGTCGACGccaatttgtaatttttatgaaggCTTTGATATGGAAggaaaagaacaaattatacCTCCTGGTATTTATTCCATCGACGATTTGAAAGACTATGGAAGAGATCGCAATTGGTGCCCATATTTTCTAGCAAGATTCACA ATCTTACACGCACAAATTGTAGTATACAGTTACCATTATTTATTGGATCCGAAGATCGCAGAAACTGTGTCCAAAGAACTGAGCAAGAGTTCAGTAGTTATTTTTGATGAGGCCCATAATATTg ataacgTTTGCATCGACTCCATGAGCGTAAAAATAAACAGGAGATTAATGGAGAAAAGTTCGGCCAACATACAACTCTTAGAAAAAACTGTAGCCGA CATGAAGGAAGTTGATGTGAATAAGCTGAAGGATGAATACGACAGATTGGTCGAGGGATTGAAAGATGCTCAAATGCAGAGGGAAACCGACGTTATCTTGGCCAATCCAATTTTACCAAATGAAATACTTGAAG AAGTCGTTCCAGGTAATATAAGAAACGCCGAACATTTTGTCAGTTTCCTGAAACGATTTGTCGAGTACTTGAAAACTCGCTTGCGCGTTCAACACGTCGTGCAAGAATCACCTGCAGCGTTTCTGAGAGACATTCAAACGAAGGTCGCTATCGAACGAAAACCATTGCGGTTTTGCGCTCAAAGATTAGCATCTCTCCTTCGCACCATGGAAATAACAGATTTAACGGATTTCTCTCCGGTGGTTCTGGTGACGCATCTCGCGACATTGGTCTCCACGTATACACACGGTTTCACAATTATAGTCGAGCCGTTCGACGACAAAACGCCAACAGTCTTGAATCCAATCTTGCATTTTAGCTGTTTAGATTCTTCTATCGCTATCAAGCCTATATTCGACAGATTCCAATCGGTGATAATCACTTCCGGCACTCTGTCGCCATTGGATATGTATCCCAAAATTCTAAACTTCCATCCAGTTATAATGTCGTCCTTCACAATGACATTGGCCAGACCGTGCCTTCTTCCTATG ATCGTTGCGAAAGGTAACGATCAAGTGGCCATTTCATCGAAGTATGAGACGCGAGAGGATGTGGCTGTCATAAGAAATTACGGTCAGTTATTGGTGGAATTTGCTGCGACGGTGCCCGACGGTTTAGTCTGTTTCTTCACATCGTATTTGTACATGGAATCTGTAGTTGCTGCTTG GTATGATCAAGGGGTTGTGGATCAGCTTCAAAGGCACAAGCTGCTGTTTATCGAAACTCAAGATTCGGCAGAGACCAGTTTGGCTctgatcaattttataaaggCCTGCGAGAACGGCAGAGGTGCCGTTCTGCTCTCGGTAGCTCGTGGAAAGGTGTCCGAGGGCGTTGACTTCGATCATCACTTGGGCAGAGCTGTACTCATGTTCGGCATACCTTACGTGTACACGCAATCGCGGATCTTGAAGGCACGTTTAGAATATCTGAGAGATCAGTTTCAG ATTCGGGAGAACGATTTCTTAACTTTCGATGCCATGAGACACGCCGCTCAGTGCGTAGGACGCGCGATCAGAGGCAAGACGGATTACGGTATCATGGTGTTCGCAGATAAG AGATTCTCGAGAACGGACAAACGGAGCAAATTACCAAAATGGATACAGGAACACTTGAATGACAGCTTGTGCAACTTGTCCACCGAGGAAGCTATACag ATCAGTAAAAGATGGTTACGACAAATGGCACAGCCATTTACGCGTGAGAATCAGCTTGGATTGTCGTTGCTAACGCGGGAACAACTTGAAAAAGAAGAGGCTGCCAAGATCGAAAAGAAGGCGCAGCAAAATTGA
- the Fib gene encoding rRNA 2'-O-methyltransferase fibrillarin, with amino-acid sequence MGRPGFVGNRGGGRGGGRGGGRGGGRGGGRGGGRPSFGNSGGPNERRSGGRGERGGGGFKGGKNAIIVPHRHEGVFVAKGKADTLLTLSLVPGVSVYGEKRIGVEQENDSGNKVEYRIWNPFRSKLAAAIIGGVDQIYMAPGSKVLYLGAASGTTVSHVADIVGQEGIVFAVEFSHRTGRDLMDVAKRRSNIIPIVEDARHPHKYRMVVGMVDTIFSDVAQPDQARIVSLNAQCFLKNGGHFVMSIKASCIDSLATPEAVFAAEVEKLKADNLKPQEQITLEPFERDHAVVVGIYRKPKKA; translated from the exons ATGGGTAGACCAG gaTTTGTAGGCAATAGAGGAGGTGGCCGTGGAGGTGGCCGTGGGGGTGGACGTGGTGGTGGACGTggtggtggccgtggtggaGGCAGACCAAGTTTTGGTAATAGTGGAGGTCCAAATGAACGACGAAGTGGTGGCAGAGGAGAACGTGGAGGAGGGGGTTTTAAAGGTGGGAAGAATGCGATAATAGTGCCACATCGTCACGAAGGTGTGTTTGTAGCCAAAGGAAAGGCAGATACACTACTAACTTTAAGTTTGGTGCCTGGAGTATCAGTATATGGAGAAAAAAGGATTGGTGTTGAG CAAGAGAATGATTCCGGCAATAAAGTTGAATACAGAATATGGAATCCGTTTAGATCTAAGTTAGCTGCTGCTATTATTGGAGGTGTTGATCAAATTTACATGGCTCCTGGTAGCAAAGTATTATATCTAGGTGCTGCATCCGGTACTACTGTGTCTCATGTTGCTGATATAGTTGGTCaa gAAGGGATTGTGTTTGCAGTGGAATTTTCTCACAGAACAGGCAGAGATCTTATGGATGTTGCTAAAAGAAGGAGTAATATTATTCCTATAGTTGAAGATGCAAGGCACCCTCATAAATATAGGATGGTGGTAGGAATGGTAGATACCATATTCTCGGACGTGGCACAACCTGATCAAGCTAGAATTGTTTCGCTAAATGCGCAatgttttcttaaaaatgGTGGACATTTTGTTATGTCTATTAAg GCGAGTTGCATAGACTCACTTGCGACGCCTGAGGCAGTGTTTGCAGCAGAAGTAGAAAAGTTGAAAGCTGATAATTTGAAACCACAGGAACAAATCACACTAGAACCATTTGAAAGAGATCACGCCGTGGTGGTTGGCATCTACAGGAAGCCGAAAAAggcgtaa
- the LOC105670219 gene encoding uncharacterized protein, with protein MQRKSLNASKSDVFEEPNVERLAKTPGSIQEISSPSSFPILPISSSIEESIQLKVRDKDNSQDEPLLASSLCYSYVTQTSGSIGEIDEIIEYIHQNVKEANKALAALSEHDPKLESHIQLQENRRIISTSRGRKRRRKGILESSKDRS; from the exons ATGCAGCGTAAATCTTTAAACGCGTCTAAGAGCG ACGTTTTCGAAGAACCTAATGTCGAACGTCTTGCGAAAACTCCAGGATCTATCCAAGAAATATCAAGTCCATCTTCATTTCCAATCCTACCGATATCATCATCCATAGAAGAATCCATACAACTGAAAGTTAGAGATAAAGATAACTCTCAAGATGAACCTCTTCTTGCAAGTAGCCTATGTTATTCCTATGTTACGCAAACCTCAGGATCAATTGG AGAAATAGATGAAATAATCgaatatatacatcaaaatGTCAAGGAAGCCAACAAGGCTCTAGCAGCTTTGAGCGAGCATGATCCAAAACTTGAATCTCACATTCAACTTCAAGAAAATCGTAGAATTATCTCGACATCTCGAGGACGAAAAAGAAGAAG AAAGGGGATTTTGGAATCGTCAAAGGATCGATCGTGA